In Sulfitobacter sp. OXR-159, one DNA window encodes the following:
- a CDS encoding amino acid ABC transporter ATP-binding protein has product MAETAQMKVSDEVAIRIENMNKWYGAFHVLRDIDLTVHRGERIVICGPSGSGKSTLIRCINALEEHQKGTIEVDGTLLSSDLKNIDKIRSEVGMCFQHFNLFPHLTILENCTLAPIWVRKTPKKEAEETAMHFLEKVKIPDQANKYPGQLSGGQQQRVAIARSLCMRPRIMLFDEPTSALDPEMIKEVLDTMIELAEEGMTMLCVTHEMGFARQVANRVIFMDEGQIVEQNEPEAFFNNPQSPRTQLFLSQILGH; this is encoded by the coding sequence ATGGCTGAGACCGCACAAATGAAAGTATCCGACGAAGTCGCGATTCGGATCGAGAACATGAACAAGTGGTATGGCGCGTTCCACGTGCTGCGCGACATCGACCTGACGGTGCACCGGGGCGAGCGTATCGTGATCTGCGGGCCTTCGGGTTCGGGCAAGTCGACGCTGATCCGCTGCATCAATGCTTTGGAAGAGCATCAGAAGGGCACCATCGAAGTCGATGGCACGCTGCTGAGTTCGGACCTCAAGAACATCGACAAGATTCGCTCCGAGGTCGGCATGTGCTTTCAGCACTTCAACCTCTTCCCGCATCTGACGATCCTTGAGAACTGCACGCTGGCGCCGATCTGGGTCCGCAAGACACCCAAAAAGGAAGCCGAGGAAACGGCGATGCACTTCCTTGAAAAGGTGAAGATCCCCGATCAGGCCAATAAGTATCCCGGTCAGCTTTCGGGTGGTCAGCAGCAGCGTGTGGCGATTGCCCGCTCGCTCTGCATGCGCCCGCGCATCATGCTTTTCGACGAGCCGACATCGGCGCTTGACCCTGAGATGATCAAGGAAGTGCTCGATACAATGATCGAGCTTGCCGAAGAGGGCATGACGATGCTCTGCGTGACCCACGAGATGGGCTTTGCCCGTCAGGTGGCGAACCGGGTGATCTTCATGGACGAAGGCCAGATCGTTGAACAGAACGAGCCGGAAGCCTTCTTTAACAACCCACAGAGCCCGCGCACACAGCTTTTCCTGAGCCAGATTCTGGGTCACTGA
- a CDS encoding amino acid ABC transporter permease yields the protein MSDTHAESIAFVRETSLPPSAPPDKVGGPVKWVKDNLFPTWANALLTVVALYFLYLLLAGSLPWLLNGVWSASSLSECREVLDGATGACFSVLSERWHQLLFGFKYPSDQYWRPTLALVLLFLAVAPVLFIDLPRKLLYFTGVYPFLAFWLIWGGPIWGPIFALLGVIAGYIVYSRLVQKSFAMALAGGLVAAVIVWYIGGFIGEALRPASPLLQAIPSRDLGGFMLNMMLGITCVSLSLPIGIALALGRQSHLPIVKGICVVFIEFVRGVPLITLLFVANVMLAYFFPPGSGVDLFIRVVIMITMFSSAYIAEVIRGGLAALPKGQYEAADSLGLDYPQAMRLIILPQALKISIPGIVNIAVGLFKDTTLVSVISLFDIIGMIRGPILASTDWNGVYWELFLFASVLFFIVCYGISQYSQWLERRLATDHR from the coding sequence ATGTCAGACACACATGCTGAATCCATCGCCTTCGTGCGCGAAACCTCACTGCCGCCTTCGGCACCGCCGGACAAGGTGGGCGGCCCGGTAAAGTGGGTGAAAGACAACCTCTTCCCGACATGGGCGAATGCCCTGCTGACGGTGGTGGCGCTTTATTTCCTCTATCTCTTGCTGGCCGGCTCTCTGCCATGGCTGTTGAACGGCGTTTGGTCGGCAAGCAGCCTGTCTGAATGTCGCGAAGTACTGGACGGGGCTACGGGCGCCTGTTTCTCGGTGCTGAGTGAGCGTTGGCATCAGCTCCTATTCGGGTTCAAATATCCCAGTGATCAATACTGGCGTCCGACCCTCGCGTTGGTGCTGCTGTTCCTTGCGGTGGCCCCCGTGCTCTTCATCGACCTGCCGCGCAAGCTGCTTTATTTCACTGGCGTCTACCCGTTTCTGGCCTTCTGGTTGATCTGGGGCGGTCCAATCTGGGGGCCGATCTTTGCCCTCTTGGGGGTGATCGCGGGCTATATCGTCTATAGCCGTCTGGTGCAGAAAAGCTTTGCCATGGCGCTGGCGGGCGGCCTCGTTGCTGCGGTGATCGTCTGGTATATCGGTGGCTTCATCGGGGAGGCTTTGCGCCCCGCCTCGCCACTGCTGCAAGCGATCCCCAGCCGCGACCTTGGTGGCTTCATGCTGAATATGATGCTGGGTATCACCTGTGTGTCACTGTCGCTGCCGATCGGAATTGCGCTGGCTTTGGGGCGTCAGTCTCACCTGCCAATCGTCAAAGGCATCTGCGTGGTCTTTATCGAATTCGTCCGGGGCGTGCCATTGATCACGCTCTTGTTCGTGGCGAACGTGATGCTCGCCTATTTCTTCCCGCCGGGCTCGGGCGTTGACCTCTTCATCCGTGTCGTGATCATGATCACCATGTTCTCTTCGGCCTATATCGCCGAGGTGATCCGGGGCGGTCTGGCCGCGCTGCCAAAGGGCCAATACGAGGCCGCCGATAGCCTTGGCCTTGATTACCCGCAGGCGATGCGGCTGATCATCCTGCCGCAGGCGCTGAAGATCTCGATCCCGGGCATCGTCAACATCGCGGTAGGCCTGTTCAAGGACACCACGCTGGTCTCGGTGATCTCGCTCTTCGATATCATCGGCATGATCCGCGGCCCGATCTTGGCCTCGACCGATTGGAACGGCGTCTACTGGGAGCTTTTCCTCTTTGCTTCCGTGCTGTTCTTCATCGTTTGCTACGGCATTTCTCAATACTCGCAGTGGCTGGAACGCCGTCTTGCGACTGACCATCGTTAA
- a CDS encoding ABC transporter permease subunit, with protein sequence MTTFSDPPKESFRPSMLLSDTRYRSITFQVIALALLVTAIWYLGSNLAANLRAAGLNISFQFLGNPAGYDINQTLIPYTSQSSNLQAAWVGIINTLLVSFLACVTATIFGVIAGVLRLSNNWLIRKLMAGYVEIFRNIPVLIWILIIYTIMTAAMPAPSAFRGDDPASSMMLGSFAFTNRGVYIPGPVWGPGSMIVVATFVASVIGVFAYRRYATKLLYDTGRLLPMLWPSVAILLLPTIIMFFIMGMPIGLDYPALKGFNFRGGIQIGAPLIALWFALSIYTGAFIAENVRAGIQAVSKGQSEAAAALGLRSGRIMNLVVLPQALRVIIPPLISNYLNITKNSSLAILVGYADITATLGGITLNQTGRAIECVVLLMLFYLVISLGISMVMNVYNNATKLKER encoded by the coding sequence ATGACGACATTCTCCGACCCTCCCAAGGAGTCGTTCCGGCCATCTATGCTGTTGAGCGACACCCGCTATCGGTCGATTACCTTTCAGGTTATCGCACTTGCGCTGCTGGTCACGGCGATCTGGTATCTGGGATCGAACCTTGCCGCGAACCTTCGCGCCGCCGGGTTGAACATCTCTTTCCAGTTCCTCGGTAACCCGGCGGGCTATGACATCAACCAAACGCTGATCCCCTATACCAGCCAATCGTCGAACCTTCAGGCGGCTTGGGTCGGCATCATCAACACGCTGCTGGTGTCCTTCCTCGCCTGCGTGACGGCCACGATCTTTGGCGTCATCGCCGGGGTTCTGCGCCTGTCGAACAACTGGCTCATCCGCAAGCTGATGGCAGGCTATGTCGAGATCTTCCGCAACATCCCGGTGCTGATCTGGATCCTGATCATCTACACCATCATGACCGCCGCGATGCCCGCGCCTTCGGCCTTCCGGGGCGATGATCCGGCGTCGAGCATGATGCTGGGGTCTTTTGCCTTTACCAACCGGGGCGTCTATATCCCCGGTCCGGTCTGGGGGCCGGGCTCGATGATCGTGGTGGCGACCTTTGTCGCCTCGGTGATCGGCGTCTTTGCCTACCGCCGCTATGCGACGAAACTGCTTTATGACACCGGTCGCCTGCTGCCGATGCTTTGGCCCTCGGTCGCGATCTTGTTGCTGCCGACGATCATCATGTTCTTCATCATGGGCATGCCGATCGGGCTGGATTACCCCGCGCTCAAAGGGTTCAACTTCCGCGGCGGCATCCAGATTGGTGCACCGCTGATCGCGTTGTGGTTCGCCCTGTCGATCTACACCGGTGCTTTCATCGCCGAGAACGTCCGCGCGGGCATTCAAGCGGTCAGCAAGGGGCAATCCGAAGCCGCTGCTGCCTTGGGGCTGCGGTCGGGCCGGATCATGAACCTTGTGGTGCTGCCGCAGGCGCTGCGCGTAATCATCCCGCCGCTGATCTCGAACTACCTCAACATCACCAAGAACTCCTCGCTGGCGATTCTCGTGGGCTATGCCGACATCACCGCCACGCTGGGCGGGATCACCCTGAACCAAACCGGGCGGGCGATCGAATGTGTCGTCTTGTTGATGCTCTTCTACCTCGTCATCTCGCTGGGCATCTCCATGGTGATGAACGTCTACAACAACGCAACGAAGCTGAAGGAGCGTTAA
- the yihA gene encoding ribosome biogenesis GTP-binding protein YihA/YsxC has protein sequence MQVNYTIAEEPDAPSAEKGRMLFAGETTFVKGVVAMDGLPPPDRMEVCFAGRSNVGKSTLINALTGMKALARASNTPGRTQEINFFTAGEEHYLVDLPGYGYANAPLPVVEKWQRLLKQYLSGRQTLRRAFVLIDARHGVKKVDNEIMSLLDSSAVTFQVVLTKADKVKEAEREKILTQVKDALSKHPAAYPEIVVTSSEKGWGIPTLRAIIATLE, from the coding sequence ATGCAAGTGAACTACACCATTGCCGAGGAGCCGGACGCGCCGAGCGCCGAAAAAGGCCGGATGCTTTTCGCCGGTGAGACGACATTCGTCAAAGGCGTGGTGGCGATGGACGGGCTGCCGCCCCCAGACCGCATGGAGGTCTGCTTTGCGGGCCGTTCCAACGTCGGGAAATCGACGCTGATCAACGCGCTGACGGGCATGAAAGCACTGGCGCGGGCCTCGAACACGCCCGGCCGTACGCAGGAGATTAACTTCTTCACGGCCGGCGAAGAGCATTACCTCGTTGACCTGCCGGGCTACGGCTATGCCAACGCGCCGCTGCCGGTGGTCGAGAAATGGCAGCGTCTGCTCAAGCAATACCTTTCGGGCCGTCAAACTCTGCGCCGCGCCTTTGTGCTGATCGACGCGCGCCATGGCGTCAAAAAGGTCGACAACGAAATCATGTCCCTGCTCGACAGCTCTGCCGTGACCTTTCAGGTCGTGCTGACCAAGGCAGACAAGGTGAAAGAAGCCGAGCGCGAGAAAATCCTGACGCAGGTGAAAGACGCGCTGAGCAAACACCCCGCCGCCTATCCCGAGATTGTGGTCACGTCTTCGGAAAAGGGCTGGGGCATCCCTACCCTGCGTGCCATCATCGCCACGCTGGAATAG
- a CDS encoding MOSC domain-containing protein — MQVTALNRHPLKAHGRETVERVTLRAGQSMPYDRLWAVAHDASKAAPGDWARCLNFTRGASSPQLQAITAKLDEATEKLTLRHPTRGEITFHPDREQAAFLDWVRPLVAEGRAAPADILRLDGRGYTDSAEPTLSLNSLASHAAVEALAGSPLQTARWRGNIWFDGAAPWDEFEWIGRDLKIGEARLHVSKRITRCLATTVNTDTGARDVDTLAALDQLGHRDFGVTLTVTTGGEIAVGDELELI; from the coding sequence ATGCAGGTCACCGCGCTCAACCGGCACCCGCTCAAGGCCCATGGCCGCGAGACGGTTGAGCGTGTGACCCTGCGCGCCGGGCAGTCGATGCCCTATGACCGGCTTTGGGCCGTGGCCCATGACGCATCCAAAGCCGCGCCCGGAGATTGGGCGCGGTGCTTGAATTTCACGCGGGGGGCGTCTTCGCCGCAGCTGCAGGCAATCACGGCCAAGCTGGATGAGGCGACAGAGAAGCTGACCTTGCGCCACCCGACGCGCGGCGAGATCACCTTTCACCCCGATCGCGAACAGGCCGCATTCCTCGACTGGGTGCGCCCCTTGGTGGCCGAAGGCCGCGCCGCCCCCGCAGATATCCTGCGGCTCGACGGGCGTGGCTATACCGACAGTGCCGAACCGACGCTCTCGCTCAATAGCCTGGCCTCCCATGCCGCGGTCGAAGCGCTTGCCGGCAGCCCGCTGCAAACCGCCCGCTGGCGCGGCAACATCTGGTTTGACGGCGCGGCCCCGTGGGATGAGTTCGAATGGATCGGACGCGACCTGAAAATCGGCGAGGCGCGGCTGCATGTGTCAAAACGCATCACCCGCTGCCTTGCCACGACCGTGAACACCGACACCGGCGCGCGCGACGTGGATACGCTCGCCGCGCTTGACCAATTGGGTCACCGAGACTTCGGTGTTACCCTGACCGTCACCACCGGCGGAGAGATCGCCGTGGGCGACGAACTGGAGCTGATTTGA
- the argB gene encoding acetylglutamate kinase, which translates to MRTQDMNRDWIATAQTLSQALPFLQRYADATVVIKLGGHAMGSDEAMDEFARDVALMRQVGVNPVIVHGGGPMINDMLARLNIKSEFVNGKRVTDAATMEVVEMVLSGLVNARIVQAISEQGGRAVGVSGKDSGLIVCEPEDPALGLVGNPTQVNPRILRDFADKGIIPVIAPLGMGRGGETYNINGDTAAGAIAGALKADRLLLLTDVAGVKDGAGEVVTDLTASQINDMIADGTIAGGMIPKVQTALDALEGGVRAAVILDGRAPNACLLELFTEHGAGSIIRKG; encoded by the coding sequence ATGAGAACGCAAGACATGAACCGCGACTGGATCGCCACTGCCCAAACCCTCAGCCAAGCACTGCCCTTCCTGCAACGCTATGCCGATGCCACCGTGGTCATCAAACTGGGCGGCCATGCGATGGGCAGCGACGAAGCGATGGACGAATTCGCCCGCGATGTGGCGCTGATGCGGCAGGTGGGTGTGAACCCGGTGATCGTCCATGGCGGCGGCCCGATGATCAACGACATGCTGGCGCGGCTGAACATCAAATCCGAATTCGTGAACGGCAAGCGGGTCACTGATGCCGCAACTATGGAAGTGGTCGAGATGGTGCTCTCGGGCCTCGTCAATGCGCGGATCGTGCAGGCGATTTCCGAACAGGGGGGACGCGCCGTGGGCGTCTCGGGCAAGGACAGCGGATTGATCGTTTGCGAGCCCGAAGACCCCGCTCTGGGCCTCGTCGGCAACCCGACACAGGTGAACCCGCGCATCCTGCGTGACTTTGCCGACAAGGGCATCATTCCCGTCATTGCACCGCTTGGCATGGGCCGGGGCGGTGAGACCTATAACATCAATGGTGACACCGCCGCAGGCGCCATAGCGGGCGCGCTGAAGGCCGACCGCCTGCTGTTGCTCACGGACGTGGCTGGCGTCAAAGATGGCGCGGGTGAGGTGGTGACCGATCTGACGGCGAGCCAGATCAACGACATGATCGCCGATGGCACCATTGCAGGCGGGATGATCCCTAAGGTTCAGACAGCACTAGATGCACTCGAAGGTGGCGTGCGCGCGGCGGTGATCCTTGACGGGCGGGCGCCCAATGCCTGCTTGCTGGAGCTTTTTACAGAGCACGGCGCGGGCAGCATCATTCGCAAAGGCTAA
- a CDS encoding amino acid ABC transporter substrate-binding protein translates to MKKTVIFGALTVAGLAAGAAGAATLDDVKARGKLNCGVTTGLAGFAAPNANGEWEGFDVAVCRAVAAAVLSDKNAVEFVPTTGKTRFTALASGEIDFLARNTTWTFSRDTDLKFDFIGVNYYDGQGFMVPKALGVSSAKDLDGATVCIQTGTTTELNLADFFRKNNISYEPVPVETNAEGQQQYLAGACDTYTTDASGLAATRATFENPGEHVLLPEIISKEPLGPLVRHGDNDWGDITRWVLNALIAAEELGVTSANIEEMTGNTNNPEIARLLGTEGTLGEMIGLDAEWAKRAIMAEGNYGEIFAKNIGEETPIGLARGLNAQWTDGGLLYAPPFR, encoded by the coding sequence ATGAAAAAAACCGTAATTTTTGGCGCGCTGACCGTTGCTGGCCTTGCGGCCGGTGCTGCTGGTGCCGCCACGCTTGATGACGTCAAGGCCCGCGGCAAGCTGAACTGTGGCGTGACCACAGGCCTTGCTGGCTTTGCCGCGCCGAATGCTAACGGCGAATGGGAAGGTTTCGACGTGGCTGTGTGCCGTGCCGTTGCCGCCGCCGTACTGAGCGACAAGAACGCCGTGGAATTCGTGCCGACGACCGGCAAGACCCGCTTCACCGCGCTGGCCTCGGGCGAGATCGACTTCCTCGCACGGAACACCACATGGACCTTCAGCCGTGACACCGACCTGAAGTTCGACTTCATCGGCGTCAACTACTACGACGGTCAGGGCTTCATGGTCCCCAAAGCGCTTGGCGTTTCCTCGGCCAAGGATCTGGACGGCGCGACCGTCTGCATCCAGACCGGCACAACAACCGAGCTGAACCTCGCGGACTTCTTCCGCAAGAACAACATCAGCTATGAGCCGGTGCCTGTCGAAACCAACGCCGAAGGCCAGCAGCAGTACCTTGCCGGTGCCTGCGACACCTACACCACAGACGCATCCGGCCTTGCCGCGACACGCGCCACTTTTGAGAACCCCGGCGAGCACGTGCTGCTGCCCGAGATCATCTCGAAAGAGCCGCTCGGCCCGCTGGTCCGTCACGGCGACAACGACTGGGGCGACATCACCCGCTGGGTGCTGAACGCGCTGATCGCTGCTGAAGAACTGGGTGTCACATCCGCCAACATCGAAGAGATGACCGGCAACACCAACAACCCTGAGATCGCTCGTCTTCTGGGCACCGAAGGTACCTTGGGTGAGATGATCGGCCTCGACGCCGAATGGGCCAAGCGCGCCATCATGGCCGAAGGCAACTACGGCGAAATCTTTGCCAAGAACATCGGCGAAGAGACCCCGATCGGTCTGGCACGCGGGCTGAACGCCCAGTGGACAGACGGTGGCCTGCTCTACGCACCGCCCTTCCGCTAA
- a CDS encoding SixA phosphatase family protein, which translates to MRRLILMRHAKSDWSHGTSDHDRPLNPRGRGAAEALGNWLRAEGFVPDVGLCSTAARTRETCALLNLPESCAVEHLRQLYLAEPNEIIANLRQRASGDTLLLVAHNPGIAAAAALLLQQTPDQDAFDRYPSGATTVMDFDIDSWADLAPGSAALHAFTVPKQLV; encoded by the coding sequence ATGCGCCGCCTGATCCTAATGCGACATGCGAAATCGGACTGGTCTCACGGCACCAGCGATCATGATCGCCCCCTGAACCCCCGTGGGCGTGGCGCTGCCGAAGCGCTTGGCAATTGGCTACGGGCGGAAGGGTTTGTGCCTGATGTGGGGCTCTGCTCCACGGCGGCGCGCACGCGCGAAACCTGCGCGCTTTTGAACCTGCCTGAAAGCTGCGCGGTGGAACACCTCCGCCAACTTTACCTCGCCGAACCCAATGAGATCATAGCAAACCTGCGCCAGCGGGCGTCTGGCGACACCCTGCTGCTTGTCGCGCATAACCCCGGTATTGCCGCTGCCGCAGCGCTGCTGTTGCAGCAGACGCCCGATCAGGATGCCTTTGACCGCTATCCTTCCGGCGCGACCACGGTGATGGATTTCGATATCGACAGTTGGGCCGACCTCGCCCCCGGTAGCGCTGCGCTGCACGCCTTTACCGTGCCGAAGCAACTGGTCTGA